In a genomic window of Balaenoptera ricei isolate mBalRic1 chromosome 3, mBalRic1.hap2, whole genome shotgun sequence:
- the TSPAN17 gene encoding tetraspanin-17 isoform X1: MPGKHQHFQEPEVGCCGKYFLFGFNIVFWVLGALFLAIGLWAWGEKGVLSNISALTDLGGLDPVWLFVVVGGIMSVLGFAGCIGALRENTFLLKFFSVFLGLIFFLELATGILAFVFKDWIRDQLNLFINNNVKAYRDDIDLQNLIDFAQEYWSCCGARGPNDWNLNIYFNCTDVNPSRERCGVPFSCCVRDPVEDVLNTQCGYDVRLKLELEQQGFIHTKGCVGQFEKWLQDNLIIVAGIFVGIALLQIFGICLAQNLVSDIKAVKANWIKHDDGYRLLK; this comes from the exons GTGCTGGGAGCCCTGTTCCTGGCCATTGGTCTCTGGGCCTGGGGTGAGAAG GGTGTTCTCTCCAACATCTCGGCGCTGACAGATCTGGGAGGCCTTGACCCCGTGTGGCTGTTTGTAGTGGTAGGAGGCATCATGTCGGTGCTGGGCTTTGCCGGCTGCATTGGGGCCCTCCGGGAGAACACCTTCCTGCTCAAGTTT TTCTCCGTGTTCCTTGGCCTCATCTTCTTCCTGGAGCTGGCAACAGGGATCCTGGCCTTCGTCTTCAAGGACTGGATTCGAGACCAGCTCAACCTCTTCATCAACAACAATGTCAAGGCCTATCGGGACGACATTGATCTCCAGAACCTCATTGACTTTGCTCAGGAATAC TGGTCTTGCTGTGGAGCCCGAGGGCCCAACGACTGGAACCTCAATATCTACTTCAACTGCACTGACGTGAACCCGAGCCGGGAACGCTGCGGGGTGCCCTTCTCCTGCTGCGTCAGGGACCCTGTG GAAGATGTCCTCAACACTCAGTGTGGCTACGATGTTCGGCTCAAACTG GAGCTGGAGCAGCAGGGCTTCATCCACACCAAAGGCTGCGTGGGCCAGTTTGAAAAGTGGCTGCAGGACAACCTGATCATCGTGGCTGGGATCTTTGTGGGCATCGCCCTCCTCCAG ATCTTTGGTATCTGCCTGGCCCAGAACCTCGTGAGTGACATCAAGGCAGTGAAGGCCAACTG GATCAAACATGACGATGGCTACAGACtactcaaataa